The stretch of DNA CCCGGGCGCCTCGGCGACCTCGGCGAGAATAATCATGCGCTCCGGCTGCACCTCGGCGAAGCCGCCCATCACCGCGAGGTGCTTCTCGTCACGGCCGGTGCGATACGTGACCGCGCCGTTGCCGAGCGTGGTGAGGAGGGCGGCGTGGCCGGGCAGCACGCCGAAGTAGCCCTCGCTGCCGGGCGCCACCACTTCGTCCACGTCCAGGGACACGAGCATCCGGGACGGCGTGGCGAGCTCGAGCTTCACTACCGCGAGCCCTCGCGCATCTTCTTGGCCTTCTCCACCGCCTCCTCGATGCCGCCCACCATGTAGAAGGCCTGCTCGGGAAGATCGTCGTGCTTGCCCTCGACGACCTCTTTGAAGCCGCGAACGGTATCGGCCAGCTTCACGTAGCGGCCGGGCTGGCCGGTGAACACCTCGGCGACGTGGAAGGGCTGCGAGAGGAACCGCTGGAGCTTGCGCGCGCGGGCCACCGTGAGCTTGTCCTCGTCGGAGAGCTCCTCCATGCCGAGGATGGCGATGATGTCCTGGAGGTCCTTGTAGCGCTGGAGAATCCCCTGCACCGCGCGGGCGGTCTGGTAGTGCTCCTGCCCGATGATGATGGGGTCGAGGATGCGAGAGGTCGAGGCCAGCGGATCCACCGCGGGGTAGATGCCCAGCTCGGTGAGCTGGCGCGAGAGCACGGTGGTGGCGTCGAGGTGCGCGAACGCGGTGGCCGGCGCGGGATCGGTGATGTCGTCGGCGGGGACGTAGATCGCCTGCACCGAGGTGATCGAGCCTTTCTTGGTG from Candidatus Methylomirabilota bacterium encodes:
- a CDS encoding F0F1 ATP synthase subunit epsilon translates to MKLELATPSRMLVSLDVDEVVAPGSEGYFGVLPGHAALLTTLGNGAVTYRTGRDEKHLAVMGGFAEVQPERMIILAEVAEAPGEIDRARAERARQRAETRLAGRHPEGRDGGEIDFNRALAALERALARILVADRVATG
- the atpD gene encoding F0F1 ATP synthase subunit beta, with product VTSAEYFRDEEGQDVLLFIDNIFRFTQAGSEVSALLGRMPSAVGYQPTLGTEMGALQERICSTKKGSITSVQAIYVPADDITDPAPATAFAHLDATTVLSRQLTELGIYPAVDPLASTSRILDPIIIGQEHYQTARAVQGILQRYKDLQDIIAILGMEELSDEDKLTVARARKLQRFLSQPFHVAEVFTGQPGRYVKLADTVRGFKEVVEGKHDDLPEQAFYMVGGIEEAVEKAKKMREGSR